The Triticum aestivum cultivar Chinese Spring chromosome 7B, IWGSC CS RefSeq v2.1, whole genome shotgun sequence genome window below encodes:
- the LOC123156670 gene encoding K(+) efflux antiporter 6 isoform X2: MLMRRRRQRPVLPRLLLATLLIASAVAFLPRAAGDAAEAGDEGRVGEAVAAVERADAAAAALGAAEAGGEAAQGNATTKEHSLADMIDRALEKEFPDSEGDQGGGETDPGSFNNTVAEKQGVLETVARRVTKKNETKDNNSFPFKEVFLDRSEQEDVPTLIDRKDNVFIISNRKSKYPVLQLDLTLISDLVVVIVSATCGGIAFACLGQPVITGYLLAGSIIGPGGFSFVNELVQVETVAQFGVIFLLFALGLEFSTAKLRAVRAVAVLGGLLQIILFMFLCGISATLCGGKTKEGVFVGVLLSMSSTAVVLKFLMEKNSINALHGQVTVGILVLQDCAVGLLFALLPILSGASGLLHGVASMTKSLVLLISFLGILSILSRTCVPWFLKLMISLSSQTNELYQLAAVAFCLLFAWCSDKLGLSLELGSFAAGVMISTTDLAQHTLEQIEPIRNLFAALFLASIGMLINVHFLWNHVDILLAAVILVITIKTFIVSIVVKGFGYNNKTSLLVGMSLAQIGEFAFVLLSRASSIHLIEGKLYLLLLGTTALSLVTTPLLFKMIPAVVHLGVLLRWFSVDSNQLGLKGEVLRIDSGKRINLIIQGPHDS; encoded by the exons ATGCTGATGcgtcgccgccgccagcgcccggtcctcccccgcctcctcctcgccaccCTGCTCATCGCGTCGGCCGTCGCATTCCTCCCCCGCGCGGCCGGCGAcgcggccgaggcgggcgacgaggGCCGCGTGGGCGAGGCGGTCGCGGCGGTGGAGCGCGCCGACGCCGCGGCCGCGGCCCTGGGGGCCGCCgaggccggcggggaggcggcTCAGGGCAATGCCACGACCAAGGAGCACAGCCTCGCCGACATGATCGACCGCGCGCTGGAGAAGGAGTTCCCCGACTCGGAGGGCGACCAGGGCGGCGGAG AGACGGACCCCGGCAGCTTCAACAACACGGTCGCGGAGAAGCAG GGAGTTCTGGAAACTGTGGCCAGAAGAGTAACGAAGAAGAATGAGACCAAAGACAATAA CTCATTCCCATTCAAGGAGGTTTTCTTGGATCGGTCAGAGCAAGAGGATGTTCCCACGTTGATTGATCGGAAG GATAATGTTTTTATTATATCAAATCGGAAGTCAAAGTACCCTGTACTGCAGCTGGACCTTAC GTTGATCTCAGATCTTGTTGTCGTTATTGTATCTGCTACTTGTGGTGGAATTGCCTTTGCTTGCCTTGGACAACCA GTCATTACAGGTTATTTGCTTGCTGGTTCTATAATTGGCCCTGGAGGTTTTAGCTTTGTCAACGAACTGGTGCAA GTTGAGACAGTAGCTCAGTTTGGTGTGATATTTCTCCTTTTTGCTCTAGGACTTGAGTTTTCTACCGCAAAA CTACGAGCTGTACGCGCAGTTGCCGTTCTTGGAGGATTGCTGCAAATTATACTTTTTATGTTCCTTTGTGGTATTTCTGCGACG CTATGTGGGGGTAAAACAAAGGAAGGTGTTTTTGTTGGCGTTCTTCTTTCTATGTCTTCGACAGCAGTG GTTTTAAAATTTTTGATGGAAAAAAATAGTATCAATGCACTTCATGGCCAAGTGACGGTTGGCATACTCGTATTGCAG GATTGTGCTGTTGGTCTTCTGTTTGCACTTCTTCCAATTTTGAGCGGCGCCTCTGGTCTTCTTCATGGAGTTGCGTCAATGACAAAATC GCTTGTGCTATTAATATCGTTCCTGGGAATTCTCTCTATCCTCTCCCGTACTTGCGTGCCTTGGTTTCTTAAGCTGATGATAAGTCTTTCGTCTCAG ACAAATGAACTGTACCAGTTGGCAGCAGTTGCATTCTGCCTGTTATTTGCTTGG TGCAGTGATAAATTGGGTCTGAGTCTTGAGTTGGGTTCATTTGCAGCTGGCGTTATGATATCAACAACCGATCTTGCTCAACATACTCTTGAACAA ATTGAACCAATTCGAAATCTCTTTGCCGCCCTTTTCCTTGCCAGCATTGGGATGCTAATTAATGTCCATTTTCTGTGGAACCATGTGGATATACTTCTTGCAGCTGTAATTTTGGTGATAACAATAAAGACATTTATTGTCTCTATTGTCGTAAAAGGGTTTGGCTATAACAACAAAACATCTCTTCTT GTCGGCATGTCTCTTGCACAAATtggagagtttgcttttgttcttcTTAGCCGTGCTTCAAGCATCCATCTGATTGAG GGCAAGCTGTATCTGCTTCTTCTTGGCACCACAGCGCTTAGCTTG GTAACAACACCCCTGCTATTCAAAATGATCCCAGCCGTGGTCCACCTTGGTGTTCTTTTGAGATGGTTTTCCGTCGATAGCAATCAG CTGGGCCTAAAAGGCGAAGTCCTCCGCATTGATAGCGGCAAGCGCATAAATTTGATAATCCAAGGCCCACACGACTCATGA
- the LOC123156670 gene encoding K(+) efflux antiporter 6 isoform X1 produces the protein MLMRRRRQRPVLPRLLLATLLIASAVAFLPRAAGDAAEAGDEGRVGEAVAAVERADAAAAALGAAEAGGEAAQGNATTKEHSLADMIDRALEKEFPDSEGDQGGGETDPGSFNNTVAEKQGVLETVARRVTKKNETKDNNSFPFKEVFLDRSEQEDVPTLIDRKDNVFIISNRKSKYPVLQLDLTLISDLVVVIVSATCGGIAFACLGQPVITGYLLAGSIIGPGGFSFVNELVQVETVAQFGVIFLLFALGLEFSTAKLRAVRAVAVLGGLLQIILFMFLCGISATLCGGKTKEGVFVGVLLSMSSTAVVLKFLMEKNSINALHGQVTVGILVLQDCAVGLLFALLPILSGASGLLHGVASMTKSLVLLISFLGILSILSRTCVPWFLKLMISLSSQTNELYQLAAVAFCLLFAWCSDKLGLSLELGSFAAGVMISTTDLAQHTLEQIEPIRNLFAALFLASIGMLINVHFLWNHVDILLAAVILVITIKTFIVSIVVKGFGYNNKTSLLVGMSLAQIGEFAFVLLSRASSIHLIEGKLYLLLLGTTALSLVTTPLLFKMIPAVVHLGVLLRWFSVDSNQVELGLKGEVLRIDSGKRINLIIQGPHDS, from the exons ATGCTGATGcgtcgccgccgccagcgcccggtcctcccccgcctcctcctcgccaccCTGCTCATCGCGTCGGCCGTCGCATTCCTCCCCCGCGCGGCCGGCGAcgcggccgaggcgggcgacgaggGCCGCGTGGGCGAGGCGGTCGCGGCGGTGGAGCGCGCCGACGCCGCGGCCGCGGCCCTGGGGGCCGCCgaggccggcggggaggcggcTCAGGGCAATGCCACGACCAAGGAGCACAGCCTCGCCGACATGATCGACCGCGCGCTGGAGAAGGAGTTCCCCGACTCGGAGGGCGACCAGGGCGGCGGAG AGACGGACCCCGGCAGCTTCAACAACACGGTCGCGGAGAAGCAG GGAGTTCTGGAAACTGTGGCCAGAAGAGTAACGAAGAAGAATGAGACCAAAGACAATAA CTCATTCCCATTCAAGGAGGTTTTCTTGGATCGGTCAGAGCAAGAGGATGTTCCCACGTTGATTGATCGGAAG GATAATGTTTTTATTATATCAAATCGGAAGTCAAAGTACCCTGTACTGCAGCTGGACCTTAC GTTGATCTCAGATCTTGTTGTCGTTATTGTATCTGCTACTTGTGGTGGAATTGCCTTTGCTTGCCTTGGACAACCA GTCATTACAGGTTATTTGCTTGCTGGTTCTATAATTGGCCCTGGAGGTTTTAGCTTTGTCAACGAACTGGTGCAA GTTGAGACAGTAGCTCAGTTTGGTGTGATATTTCTCCTTTTTGCTCTAGGACTTGAGTTTTCTACCGCAAAA CTACGAGCTGTACGCGCAGTTGCCGTTCTTGGAGGATTGCTGCAAATTATACTTTTTATGTTCCTTTGTGGTATTTCTGCGACG CTATGTGGGGGTAAAACAAAGGAAGGTGTTTTTGTTGGCGTTCTTCTTTCTATGTCTTCGACAGCAGTG GTTTTAAAATTTTTGATGGAAAAAAATAGTATCAATGCACTTCATGGCCAAGTGACGGTTGGCATACTCGTATTGCAG GATTGTGCTGTTGGTCTTCTGTTTGCACTTCTTCCAATTTTGAGCGGCGCCTCTGGTCTTCTTCATGGAGTTGCGTCAATGACAAAATC GCTTGTGCTATTAATATCGTTCCTGGGAATTCTCTCTATCCTCTCCCGTACTTGCGTGCCTTGGTTTCTTAAGCTGATGATAAGTCTTTCGTCTCAG ACAAATGAACTGTACCAGTTGGCAGCAGTTGCATTCTGCCTGTTATTTGCTTGG TGCAGTGATAAATTGGGTCTGAGTCTTGAGTTGGGTTCATTTGCAGCTGGCGTTATGATATCAACAACCGATCTTGCTCAACATACTCTTGAACAA ATTGAACCAATTCGAAATCTCTTTGCCGCCCTTTTCCTTGCCAGCATTGGGATGCTAATTAATGTCCATTTTCTGTGGAACCATGTGGATATACTTCTTGCAGCTGTAATTTTGGTGATAACAATAAAGACATTTATTGTCTCTATTGTCGTAAAAGGGTTTGGCTATAACAACAAAACATCTCTTCTT GTCGGCATGTCTCTTGCACAAATtggagagtttgcttttgttcttcTTAGCCGTGCTTCAAGCATCCATCTGATTGAG GGCAAGCTGTATCTGCTTCTTCTTGGCACCACAGCGCTTAGCTTG GTAACAACACCCCTGCTATTCAAAATGATCCCAGCCGTGGTCCACCTTGGTGTTCTTTTGAGATGGTTTTCCGTCGATAGCAATCAGGTGGAG CTGGGCCTAAAAGGCGAAGTCCTCCGCATTGATAGCGGCAAGCGCATAAATTTGATAATCCAAGGCCCACACGACTCATGA